In Salmo trutta chromosome 37, fSalTru1.1, whole genome shotgun sequence, the following proteins share a genomic window:
- the LOC115177538 gene encoding uncharacterized protein LOC115177538 isoform X2, whose product MSCRVVERLCVYLLSSRTITEYESQVIWSQRTDMQKAAKLLQVILMKGRDACLHFFDSLEKCCQCPPQVERVTGLPERRTNTAPTYVINISHSNLSNCIIGDGNFQGVTTCIQQPQRMGSEDSRHETMGGNTTSDHQRAAQAWPDPELQRSVQVYGSQLQYVIIGDNNNLQVEDTPEEEEGEEEELINESN is encoded by the exons ATGTCATGCCGTGTGGTGGAAAGGCTGTGCGTGTACTTGTTGAGCTCCAGGACCATCACCGAGTATGAGAGCCAGGTGATCTGGTCCCAGAGAACAGACATGCAGAAGGCTGCCAAACTGCTGCAGGTGATCCTGATGAAGGGTCGCGATGCGTGTCTGCACTTTTTCGACTCACTAGAAAAGTGTTGCCAGTGTCCACCACAGGTCGAAAGAGTCACCGGTCTCCCAG AGAGGAGGACCAACACTGCCCCAACTTACGTCATCAACATCAGCCATTCCAATTTGAGTAACTGCATCATTGGAGATGGCAACTTTCAAGGTGTGACAACGTGTATACAACAACCTCAGAGGATGGGTTCAGAGGATTCTAGGCATG AGACAATGGGAGGCAACACCACCAGTGACCACCAGAGAGCAGCACAGGCCTGGCCAGATCCAGAGCTCCAGAGGAGTGTCCAGGTCTATGGGTCCCAACTGCAGTATGTCATCATCGGAGACAACAACAACCTGCAGGTTGAAGACACACCGGAAGAGGAAGAAGGGGAAGAAGAAGAACTCATTAATGAAAGTAACTGA
- the LOC115177538 gene encoding uncharacterized protein LOC115177538 isoform X1 gives MLQCNEKREILPERSLRLHLHALSKSMSCRVVERLCVYLLSSRTITEYESQVIWSQRTDMQKAAKLLQVILMKGRDACLHFFDSLEKCCQCPPQVERVTGLPERRTNTAPTYVINISHSNLSNCIIGDGNFQGVTTCIQQPQRMGSEDSRHETMGGNTTSDHQRAAQAWPDPELQRSVQVYGSQLQYVIIGDNNNLQVEDTPEEEEGEEEELINESN, from the exons ATGTTACAATGTAACGAAAAACGCGAGATTTTACCTG AAAGGAGCTTGCGACTTCATTTACACGCTCTTAGCAAATCTATGTCATGCCGTGTGGTGGAAAGGCTGTGCGTGTACTTGTTGAGCTCCAGGACCATCACCGAGTATGAGAGCCAGGTGATCTGGTCCCAGAGAACAGACATGCAGAAGGCTGCCAAACTGCTGCAGGTGATCCTGATGAAGGGTCGCGATGCGTGTCTGCACTTTTTCGACTCACTAGAAAAGTGTTGCCAGTGTCCACCACAGGTCGAAAGAGTCACCGGTCTCCCAG AGAGGAGGACCAACACTGCCCCAACTTACGTCATCAACATCAGCCATTCCAATTTGAGTAACTGCATCATTGGAGATGGCAACTTTCAAGGTGTGACAACGTGTATACAACAACCTCAGAGGATGGGTTCAGAGGATTCTAGGCATG AGACAATGGGAGGCAACACCACCAGTGACCACCAGAGAGCAGCACAGGCCTGGCCAGATCCAGAGCTCCAGAGGAGTGTCCAGGTCTATGGGTCCCAACTGCAGTATGTCATCATCGGAGACAACAACAACCTGCAGGTTGAAGACACACCGGAAGAGGAAGAAGGGGAAGAAGAAGAACTCATTAATGAAAGTAACTGA